One window of Rubrivirga sp. SAORIC476 genomic DNA carries:
- a CDS encoding aldo/keto reductase: MEYRQLGRSGLKVSEICFGAMTFGEGFYGIGEVSDQEGADRLVHAALDAGVTFFDTADVYSRGQSETILGQSLRNSSVPREQVVIATKVRGSMSDAAAQGTGDVNNVGLSRSHIFDSCDASLKRLGVDHIDLYQVHGWDPVTPIEETMGALADLVRMGKVRYLGVSNYAVRHIMRANAVADRDGGPRFVSLQAYYSLVGRDLEHELIDTAVEEGLGIMVWSPLAGGFLTGKYRRAQDDPEGSRRTTFDFPPIDKEKAYDAVEALDAMAEAKGATIPQLALAWLLQRRGVTSVIIGTKKPAQLDDNLGATPVAFTADELATLDAITAPERLYPQWMVDRQSRDRQAVSASA, from the coding sequence ATGGAATACCGTCAGCTCGGCCGCTCCGGCCTCAAGGTCTCCGAGATCTGTTTCGGCGCGATGACCTTCGGCGAGGGCTTCTACGGCATCGGAGAGGTCTCCGACCAGGAGGGCGCCGACCGCCTCGTCCACGCCGCCCTCGACGCGGGCGTCACCTTCTTCGACACGGCCGACGTGTACTCGCGGGGACAGTCCGAGACCATCCTCGGGCAGTCGCTCCGGAACAGCTCGGTGCCGCGCGAGCAGGTCGTGATCGCGACCAAGGTGCGTGGCTCCATGAGCGATGCCGCTGCGCAGGGCACAGGCGACGTCAACAACGTCGGGCTGTCGCGGTCGCACATCTTCGACAGTTGCGACGCCAGCCTGAAGCGCCTCGGCGTGGACCACATCGACCTGTATCAGGTCCACGGCTGGGACCCGGTGACGCCCATCGAAGAGACCATGGGCGCGCTGGCCGACCTCGTCCGCATGGGCAAGGTGCGCTACCTGGGCGTGTCCAACTACGCCGTTCGCCACATCATGCGCGCCAACGCCGTTGCCGACCGCGACGGCGGGCCGCGCTTCGTCAGCCTGCAGGCGTACTACAGCCTCGTCGGGCGCGATCTGGAGCACGAACTGATCGACACGGCCGTGGAGGAGGGGCTGGGCATCATGGTCTGGAGCCCGCTCGCGGGCGGTTTCCTGACCGGCAAGTACCGTCGCGCCCAGGACGACCCGGAGGGCTCGCGCCGGACGACGTTCGACTTCCCGCCGATCGACAAGGAAAAGGCCTACGACGCCGTCGAGGCGCTCGACGCGATGGCCGAGGCGAAGGGCGCCACCATCCCGCAGCTCGCGCTGGCGTGGCTGCTCCAGCGGCGCGGCGTGACAAGTGTCATCATCGGCACCAAGAAGCCCGCCCAGCTGGACGACAACCTGGGCGCCACGCCGGTCGCGTTCACCGCCGACGAGCTGGCGACGCTCGACGCGATCACCGCGCCGGAGCGGCTCTACCCGCAGTGGATGGTGGACCGCCAGTCGCGCGACCGGCAGGCCGTCTCGGCCAGCGCGTAG
- the glpK gene encoding glycerol kinase GlpK, whose protein sequence is MPYVLALDQGTTSSRAILFDRRGQIHAVAQKEFTQHFPQPGWVEHDPTEIWSSQISVAAEVLSSAGVRARDVAAIGITNQRETTVVWDRATGQPVHNAIVWQDRRTAAFCDQLKAGGHAPTIRAKTGLVVDSYFSGTKVRWILDHVEGARQRAEAGELAFGTVDSWLVWNLTDGAEHLTDVTNASRTMLFDIHTGDWDDKLLGILGVPRAMLPEVRSSSEVYAETHRDLFASPIPIAGIAGDQQAATFGQRCTTPGMAKNTYGTGCFMLMHTGTEPVASENQLLTTVAWKLGDAPMEYALEGSVFIGGAVVQWLRDGLGIIRSSGEVEALARSVDDTDGVYLVPAFAGLGAPHWDPYARGTIVGLTRGTVAGHIARAALEGIAFQVADVLEAMEKDAGIEVKELRVDGGAARNDLLMQIQSDLLQAPTVRPAVTETTALGAAYLAGLAVGFWADGDEISAQWAVDRHFEPEMAAAAAARLRAGWNRALDRAGGWAEEGA, encoded by the coding sequence ATGCCCTACGTCCTCGCCCTCGACCAGGGCACCACCAGCTCCCGCGCCATCCTGTTCGACCGGAGGGGCCAGATCCACGCCGTCGCCCAGAAGGAGTTCACGCAGCACTTTCCCCAGCCGGGCTGGGTGGAGCACGACCCGACCGAGATCTGGTCGTCCCAGATCAGCGTGGCGGCCGAGGTGCTGTCGAGCGCGGGCGTCCGGGCGCGCGACGTGGCAGCCATCGGCATCACCAACCAGCGCGAGACGACGGTCGTGTGGGACCGCGCGACCGGGCAGCCGGTCCACAACGCCATCGTCTGGCAGGACCGGCGGACGGCCGCCTTCTGCGACCAGCTCAAAGCGGGCGGCCACGCGCCGACCATCCGCGCCAAGACGGGACTCGTGGTGGACAGCTACTTCTCGGGCACCAAGGTCCGCTGGATCCTCGACCACGTCGAGGGCGCCCGCCAGCGTGCCGAGGCGGGCGAACTGGCCTTCGGGACCGTCGACAGCTGGCTCGTCTGGAACCTGACCGACGGCGCCGAGCACCTGACGGACGTGACGAACGCGTCGCGGACGATGCTCTTCGACATCCACACGGGCGACTGGGACGACAAACTGCTCGGCATCCTGGGGGTGCCGCGGGCGATGCTGCCTGAGGTCCGGTCGTCGAGCGAGGTCTACGCCGAGACGCACCGCGACCTGTTCGCCTCGCCCATCCCCATCGCGGGCATCGCGGGCGACCAGCAGGCGGCCACGTTCGGCCAGCGGTGCACCACGCCGGGCATGGCGAAGAACACCTACGGCACGGGCTGCTTCATGCTGATGCACACCGGCACGGAGCCGGTGGCCTCGGAGAACCAGTTGCTCACGACCGTCGCCTGGAAGCTGGGCGACGCGCCGATGGAGTATGCGCTGGAGGGCAGCGTCTTCATCGGCGGCGCGGTCGTGCAGTGGCTCCGCGACGGGCTCGGCATCATCCGCTCGTCGGGCGAGGTGGAGGCGCTGGCGCGGAGCGTGGACGACACGGATGGCGTCTACCTCGTGCCGGCGTTCGCGGGGCTCGGGGCGCCGCACTGGGACCCGTACGCGCGTGGCACCATCGTCGGCCTCACGCGCGGGACGGTGGCGGGCCACATCGCGCGGGCGGCGCTGGAGGGCATCGCCTTTCAGGTGGCCGACGTGCTGGAGGCGATGGAGAAGGACGCAGGCATCGAGGTAAAGGAGCTGCGCGTCGACGGCGGCGCGGCGCGCAACGACCTGCTGATGCAGATCCAGTCCGACCTGCTCCAGGCGCCGACCGTCCGCCCGGCGGTCACGGAGACGACGGCGCTCGGGGCGGCCTACCTGGCGGGTCTCGCGGTCGGCTTCTGGGCGGATGGCGACGAGATCTCGGCGCAGTGGGCCGTCGATCGCCACTTCGAGCCGGAGATGGCCGCCGCCGCCGCCGCCCGCCTCCGCGCCGGGTGGAACCGCGCCCTCGACCGTGCGGGGGGCTGGGCGGAGGAGGGGGCGTGA
- a CDS encoding glycerol-3-phosphate dehydrogenase/oxidase, with the protein MTRDTMLSALQGATDPWDLVIVGGGATGLGCAIEAASRGYRTLLLEQDDFAKGTSSRSTKLVHGGVRYLRQGNVSLVLEALKERGRLLHNAPHLVHDLAFVVPNYAWWEGPFYGVGMRVYDLMAGRSGFGRSKNLSKEETLERLPTLEPDGLDGGVVYYDGQFDDARLAINMAQTAADQGAVLLTYCEVTGLVKEGMEVVGVEARDRETGAEHTIRARVVINATGVWTDTVRRMDDPAVRPMMQASQGVHIVLDKSFLPGDHAIMVPKTDDGRVLFAIPWHDVVVIGTTDTPVETADLEPRPQQQEIDFLLRHTARYLTKDPTPADVKSVFVGLRPLVADPDAEGGTAALSRDHVLHIADSGLVTITGGKWTTYRKMAEDTIDQAAMLAGLDDQPSVTATLQLHGAHAHAEVFGDLAAYGADAPELQALIREDARLGDRLHPDRPVVAGQVVWAAREEMARTVEDVLARRTRELLLDARASIAMAPRVASLLAEELGRDADWEAAQVEAYRAIATGYLLADA; encoded by the coding sequence ATGACCCGCGACACGATGCTCTCCGCGCTCCAGGGCGCGACCGACCCCTGGGACCTCGTCATCGTCGGCGGTGGCGCGACCGGGCTGGGGTGCGCCATCGAGGCCGCCTCGCGCGGATACCGGACGCTCCTGCTGGAGCAGGACGACTTCGCAAAGGGCACCTCCAGCCGGTCGACGAAGCTGGTCCATGGCGGCGTGCGGTACCTCCGCCAGGGCAACGTGTCGCTGGTGCTGGAGGCGTTGAAGGAGCGCGGGCGGCTGCTCCACAACGCGCCGCACCTCGTCCACGACCTCGCGTTCGTCGTTCCCAACTACGCGTGGTGGGAGGGGCCGTTCTACGGCGTCGGAATGCGGGTCTACGACCTGATGGCGGGGCGCTCTGGCTTCGGCCGCAGCAAGAACCTGTCGAAGGAGGAGACGCTGGAACGCCTGCCGACCCTCGAACCCGACGGGCTGGACGGCGGCGTGGTCTACTACGACGGCCAGTTCGACGACGCGCGGCTGGCGATCAACATGGCGCAAACGGCGGCGGACCAGGGGGCGGTTCTGCTCACGTACTGCGAGGTCACGGGGCTGGTGAAGGAGGGGATGGAGGTCGTCGGCGTCGAGGCGCGCGACCGGGAAACGGGCGCCGAGCACACGATCCGGGCTCGCGTGGTGATCAACGCGACCGGCGTGTGGACCGACACCGTCCGCCGGATGGACGACCCGGCGGTACGGCCGATGATGCAGGCCAGCCAGGGCGTCCATATCGTGCTCGACAAGAGCTTCCTGCCCGGCGACCACGCGATCATGGTCCCCAAGACCGACGACGGGCGCGTGCTCTTCGCCATCCCGTGGCACGACGTGGTGGTGATCGGGACGACCGACACGCCGGTCGAGACGGCCGACCTGGAGCCCCGGCCGCAGCAGCAGGAGATCGACTTCCTGCTCCGCCACACGGCGCGCTATCTCACCAAGGACCCAACTCCGGCCGACGTCAAGAGCGTCTTCGTCGGCCTGCGCCCGCTCGTGGCCGACCCCGATGCCGAGGGAGGCACGGCGGCGCTCTCGCGCGACCACGTCCTCCACATCGCCGACTCCGGGCTGGTCACCATCACGGGCGGCAAGTGGACGACGTACCGGAAGATGGCCGAGGACACCATCGACCAGGCGGCGATGCTGGCCGGGCTCGACGACCAGCCGTCGGTCACGGCGACGCTCCAACTCCACGGCGCCCACGCGCACGCCGAGGTCTTCGGCGACCTCGCGGCCTACGGCGCCGACGCGCCCGAACTCCAGGCGTTGATCCGCGAGGATGCTCGCCTCGGGGACCGTCTGCACCCGGACCGCCCCGTCGTCGCCGGCCAGGTGGTGTGGGCGGCGCGAGAGGAGATGGCGCGGACCGTAGAGGACGTGCTGGCCCGCCGCACGCGCGAACTGTTGCTCGATGCCCGCGCGTCGATCGCGATGGCCCCCCGCGTCGCGTCGCTCCTGGCCGAGGAGTTGGGCCGTGACGCCGACTGGGAGGCCGCACAGGTGGAGGCGTACAGGGCGATCGCGACCGGCTACCTCCTGGCCGACGCCTGA
- a CDS encoding SprT-like domain-containing protein, which yields MPSLDDTLVLADRLMDALGRDLLGEPLQARGWSVGLDRARRRLGACHTGKKRITVSAHLMPSLPPEEVEDTLRHEIAHAIDHERRGRTNHDRVWKTLAVACGARPERTFKGDLPDDSIEAAYRAVCPSCGATSGMHRQPIHACRCRACYAARRPAYLAVTHAASGRVIWPGGATPGVFGGWVGVEATCPGCGVTVRRARTPRRAMACGACCQRHAGGRFDERFRLTFRGARQER from the coding sequence GTGCCGAGCCTCGATGACACGCTCGTCCTCGCCGACCGGTTGATGGACGCCCTCGGTCGCGACCTCCTCGGCGAGCCGCTGCAGGCTCGTGGCTGGAGCGTGGGCCTGGATCGTGCTCGGCGTCGGCTGGGGGCGTGCCACACAGGCAAGAAGCGGATCACCGTCTCGGCGCACCTGATGCCGTCGCTGCCGCCGGAGGAGGTGGAGGACACCCTCCGCCACGAGATCGCGCACGCCATCGATCACGAGCGGCGCGGGAGGACCAACCACGACCGCGTCTGGAAAACGCTCGCCGTCGCCTGCGGCGCCCGTCCCGAGCGGACGTTCAAGGGGGACCTGCCCGACGACAGCATTGAGGCGGCATACCGAGCCGTCTGCCCGTCGTGTGGGGCGACCTCAGGGATGCACCGCCAGCCGATCCACGCGTGTCGCTGCCGGGCTTGCTACGCGGCAAGGCGGCCGGCCTACCTCGCGGTGACGCACGCGGCTTCCGGTAGGGTCATCTGGCCAGGCGGAGCGACGCCGGGCGTCTTCGGAGGCTGGGTCGGCGTCGAGGCGACGTGTCCGGGCTGCGGCGTCACGGTCCGCCGCGCGCGGACGCCGAGGCGGGCGATGGCATGCGGTGCGTGCTGCCAGCGCCACGCGGGCGGGCGCTTCGACGAGCGGTTCCGGCTGACGTTCAGGGGGGCGAGGCAGGAACGCTAA